One genomic window of Arachis stenosperma cultivar V10309 chromosome 10, arast.V10309.gnm1.PFL2, whole genome shotgun sequence includes the following:
- the LOC130955551 gene encoding putative phospholipid-transporting ATPase 9 isoform X1 yields MRHHFSRIHAFSCGKASIIRDNEEHSLIGGPGFSRIVYCNGAEGSGNLELNYGDNYVSTTKYTLATFLPKSLFEQFRRVANFYFLVCAILSFFPVSPYSAVSNVVPLVVVVSATMGKEAVEDWRRFKQDVEMNNRRVKVHHGEGDFDHSKWRDLRVGDIVKVEKDEFFPADLILLSSSYDEAICYVETMNLDGETNLKLKQALEETSKLQEDSNFQNFSATIKCEDPNANLYSFVGSLELDDQQYPLSPQQLLLRDSKLRNTDFIYGVVIFTGHDTKVMQNSTDPPSKRSNVERRMDKIIYFLFLILFLISFIGSIFFGIATREDLENGRMKRWYLRPDDTTIYYDPKKAPIAATLHFLTALMLYSYLIPISLYVSIEIVKVLQSIFINQDLNMYYEETDQPAHARTSNLNEELGQVDTILSDKTGTLTCNSMEFIKCSIAGVAYGQGVTEVERAMARRKGLELTEDDNVANSEAKSSIKGFNFMDERIMNGNWYKEPHAYVIQKFLRLLAVCHTAIPEVDEETGKVSYEAESPDEAAFVIAARELGFEFYERTQSSIMLRELNSISGKITERNYQLLNILEFTSARKRMSVIVRDEEGKLLLLSKGADSVMFERLAKNRREFEEKTKQHINEYADAGLRTLILAYRELDEEEYNQFNKEFIEAKNLVSADREQIIEEVSEKIEKDLILLGATAVEDKLQNGVPECIDKLAQAGIKLWVLTGDKMETAINIGYACSLLRQGMKQIIISSDTPEAKSLEKAEDKSAADAAIKEIVLRQLREGEALLSSSNENSEAIALIIDGKSLTHALDDDVMDLFLELAIGCASVICCRSSPKQKALVTRLVKTKIGSTTLAIGDGANDVGMLQEADIGIGISGVEGMQAVMSSDIAIAQFRFLERLLLVHGHWCYRRISSMICYFFYKNIAFGLTLFFYEIYASFSGEAAYNDWFLSLYNVFFTSLPVIALGVFDQDVSAKLCLKFPLLYQEGVQNVLFSWKRILGWAFNGVLNATLIFFFCVKAIEYQAFRKGGEVAGLEELGATMYTCVVWVVNCQMALSINYFTYIQHIFIWGGILLWYLFLLAYGAMDPTLSTTAYKVFVEACAPAPSYWLITLLVLLASLLPYFVYASIQMRFFPMFHQMIQWIRSDGQATDPEYVNIVRQRSIRHTTVGFTARFQASQRLEASKRLQV; encoded by the exons ATGAGGCACCACTTCAGCAGGATCCATGCATTTTCTTGTGGGAAAGCTTCAATAATCAGAGACAATGAAGAACATTCACTCATAGGAGGccctggattctcaagaatagTATATTGCAATGGTGCTGAGGGAAGTGGTAACTTAGAACTCAACTATGGTGATAATTATGTCAGCACAACTAAGTACACACTTGCAACTTTTCTACCCAAATCATTGTTTGAACAGTTTAGAAGGGTGGCCAATTTCTACTTCCTTGTTTGTGCTATATTGTCTTTCTTCCCTGTTTCGCCTTATTCGGCTGTTAGCAATGTTGTTCCTCTTGTGGTTGTGGTTTCTGCTACAATGGGGAAAGAGGCTGTTGAGGATTGGAGGAGGTTCAAGCAG GATGTTGAGATGAACAACAGAAGAGTTAAAGTTCACCATGGAGAAGGTGATTTTGATCATTCCAAATGGAGGGATTTGAGAGTTGGAGACATAGTAAAAGTGGAAAAAGATGAATTTTTTCCTGCTGATCTCATCTTACTTTCATCGAGCTATGACGAAGCGATTTGTTATGTTGAGACCATGAATCTTGATGGAGAAACAAATCTTAAACTGAAACAAGCACTGGAAGAAACTTCAAAGTTGCAAGAAGACTCAAACTTCCAAAATTTCAGTGCTACCATCAAATGTGAAGACCCAAATGCGAATTTGTACTCTTTTGTTGGAAGCCTGGAGCTTGATGATCAACAGTATCCTCTTTCACCTCAGCAGCTACTGCTTCGGGACTCGAAGCTCAGGAACACAGATTTTATCTATGGTGTGGTTATTTTTACAGGTCATGATACAAAAGTTATGCAGAATTCGACAGATCCTCCTTCCAAGAGAAGCAATGTTGAGAGAAGAATGGATAAGATAATCTACTTCTTGTTCCTTATCTTGTTTTTGATTTCGTTTATTGGCTCAATTTTCTTTGGGATTGCAACAAGGGAAGACTTAGAAAATGGAAGAATGAAGAGATGGTACCTTAGACCCGATGATACTACGATCTACTATGATCCAAAGAAAGCACCAATTGCAGCAACTCTGCATTTCTTGACTGCACTAATGCTTTATAGTTACTTGATTCCAATTTCTTTGTATGTCTCCATTGAAATTGTCAAAGTTCTTCAAAGCATTTTCATCAACCAGGACTTGAACATGTATTATGAGGAAACTGACCAGCCAGCACATGCTCGAACCTCAAATTTGAATGAAGAACTAGGCCAAGTCGATACGATACTTTCGGATAAAACAGGAACTTTGACCTGCAATTCTATGGAGTTTATCAAGTGTTCTATCGCCGGGGTCGCCTATGGACAGGGTGTTACTGAAGTGGAGAGAGCTATGGCTAGGAGAAAAGGTCTAGAGTTGACTGAAGATGACAATGTTGCAAATTCTGAAGCAAAATCATCAATTAAAGGTTTCAACTTTATGGATGAAAGGATCATGAATGGAAATTGGTATAAAGAACCTCATGCCTATGTAATACAGAAATTCCTGCGCTTGTTGGCTGTATGCCATACTGCAATACCTGAAGTTGATGAAGAAACCGGTAAAGTTTCGTATGAAGCCGAGTCACCAGATGAGGCAGCTTTTGTTATAGCTGCTAGAGAACTTGGATTTGAGTTTTATGAAAGGACACAGTCAAGTATTATGCTGCGCGAGCTCAATTCCATATCAGGCAAGATTACTGAAAG GAACTACCAACTTTTGAATATATTAGAGTTTACTAGTGCAAGAAAGAGGATGTCAGTCATAGTGAGAGATGAGGAGGGTAAACTACTACTACTTAGCAAAGGCGCTGACAG TGTCATGTTCGAACGACTTGCAAAGAACAGAAGGGAGTTTGAAGAGAAGACTAAGCAGCACATTAATGAATATGCTGATGCTGGTTTAAGGACCTTGATACTTGCATATCGTGAACTCGATGAGGAAGAATACAATCAATTTAATAAAGAATTCATAGAAGCCAAGAACTTGGTGAGTGCGGATCGAGAGCAGATAATAGAGGAAGTATCCGAAaagattgagaaggatttgattCTTCTTGGTGCCACTGCAGTTGAAGACAAACTTCAAAATGGG GTTCCTGAATGCATTGACAAGCTAGCACAGGCAGGCATTAAGCTATGGGTTTTAACTGGTGACAAAATGGAGACAGCAATCAACATCGG GTATGCTTGTAGTTTACTTAGACAAGGAATGAAGCAAATCATAATTAGCTCGGACACTCCAGAGGCCAAATCGTTGGAGAAAGCGGAGGACAAATCTGCTGCGGACGCG GCAATCAAGGAAATCGTTCTTCGACAATTAAGGGAAGGAGAGGCATTACTTTCTTCATCTAATGAAAACTCCGAGGCCATTGCTCTGATCATCGACGGGAAGTCACTCACACACGCTCTAGATGATGATGTTATGGACTTGTTTCTGGAACTCGCCATCGGCTGTGCATCGGTTATATGCTGCCGGTCATCTCCTAAACAGAAAGCACTT GTAACTAGACTAGTTAAGACTAAAATTGGTAGTACAACTCTAGCAATTGGTGATGGGGCAAATGATGTTGGAATGCTCCAAGAAGCAGATATTGGGATCGGTATCAGTGGTGTCGAAGGAATGCAG GCAGTTATGTCAAGTGATATTGCGATTGCACAGTTCCGGTTTCTAGAGCGCTTACTTCTAGTGCATGGACATTGGTGTTACAGAAGAATCTCATCAATG ATCTGCTACTTTTTTTACAAGAACATTGCCTTTGGCCTCACACTTTTCTTCTATGAGATCTATGCCTCGTTCTCGGGCGAAGCTGCATACAATGATTGGTTCCTGTCATTATATAATGTGTTCTTCACTTCTCTTCCTGTTATTGCCTTGGGAGTATTTGATCAAGATGTCTCTGCCAAATTATGCCTCAAG TTCCCACTGCTATATCAAGAAGGTGTACAAAACGTCCTGTTTAGCTGGAAACGAATCCTCGGCTGGGCCTTCAACGGAGTCCTAAACGCTACACTGATATTCTTCTTCTGCGTCAAGGCAATCGAGTATCAGGCATTCCGAAAAGGTGGTGAAGTCGCCGGGCTCGAAGAACTTGGAGCCACAATGTACACTTGTGTAGTTTGGGTTGTTAATTGCCAAATGGCATTATCCATAAATTACTTCACCTACATTCAACACATTTTCATTTGGGGTGGCATTCTTTTGTGGTATTTATTCCTCTTAGCATATGGTGCCATGGATCCTACTCTTTCAACCACTGCATATAAGGTCTTTGTTGAGGCTTGTGCTCCAGCACCATCTTACTGGCTCATCACTCTTCTTGTTCTCCTCGCTTCGCTCCTTCCTTATTTCGTCTACGCGTCGATCCAAATGCGGTTCTTCCCTATGTTCCATCAGATGATACAGTGGATAAGGAGTGATGGCCAAGCAACTGACCCCGAATACGTTAATATTGTCCGGCAGAGGTCGATAAGACACACGACAGTTGGCTTCACCGCCCGTTTCCAGGCGTCCCAACGGCTTGAAGCCTCGAAACGTCTTCAAGTATGA
- the LOC130957578 gene encoding aspartic proteinase nepenthesin-2-like produces MLKPQMGAIVDTYPIDDSYALFLWIGTPVQIAFVQMDLGSPITWTQCDPCKNCYPMQRSPFNTKESSTFRELGCYSETCLDPRMKELLGNCTSWTCRYNVNYGKESSSFGTMVIDTLNFERSNNELKGFIMGCGDSYEGPYRAQFSGVLGLGRGPLSLQSQLNAKAFSFCLVNFGSQTASTLEFYDRAPKIDKHDNSIIMVPLRENSGYPNYYFLQFVGISINGFMLDVKSSVWGYGLNYDGGVILDIGSIATYLPSEAYNVFKLEIQKVDHNLTREQAHEDLELCYKDDSFNVYPSIALHFENGNVAGENFVSFNMNNDQMLLRVDEATVCLSFVEGKDSNLTVIGSNQLQGTQLMIDLVKEILVFAHNKC; encoded by the coding sequence ATGCTCAAGCCTCAAATGGGTGCTATAGTAGATACATACCCTATTGATGATTCCTATGCACTATTCTTGTGGATTGGAACTCCAGTTCAAATTGCGTTTGTTCAAATGGACCTAGGGAGCCCAATCACTTGGACCCAATGTGACCCGTGTAAAAATTGCTACCCAATGCAACGCTCGCCCTTCAATACCAAAGAATCAAGTACTTTTAGAGAACTTGGTTGTTACTCTGAGACATGCTTGGACCCAAGGATGAAGGAGCTTTTGGGAAATTGCACCTCATGGACATGTAGGTATAATGTGAATTATGGTAAGGAATCTAGCTCCTTTGGAACTATGGTAATTGACACATTAAATTTTGAGCGTTCTAATAATGAATTGAAGGGATTCATAATGGGGTGTGGTGATTCTTATGAGGGCCCATATAGGGCCCAATTCTCAGGTGTTTTGGGCCTTGGAAGGGGCCCACTTTCTTTGCAAAGCCAACTCAATGCAAAGGCGTTCTCTTTTTGCCTTGTGAATTTTGGATCACAAACAGCCTCAACACTTGAGTTTTATGATAGGGCACCAAAAATAGATAAACATGACAATTCCATCATCATGGTCCCTTTGAGAGAGAACAGTGGGTACCCTAATTATTACTTTTTGCAATTTGTTGGTATAAGCATTAATGGGTTTATGCTAGATGTGAAATCTAGTGTTTGGGGCTATGGTCTTAATTATGATGGTGGGGTTATCTTGGATATAGGATCAATCGCAACATATTTACCTAGTGAAGCATATAATGTATTCAAGTTAGAGATACAAAAAGTTGATCACAACCTTACAAGGGAGCAAGCACATGAAGACCTAGAACTTTGTTATAAGGATGATTCATTTAATGTGTATCCTTCAATTGCATTGCACTTTGAAAATGGCAATGTTGCAGGTGAAAATTTTGTGTCCTTCAACATGAACAATGACCAAATGTTGTTAAGGGTAGACGAAGCTACGGTTTGCCTATCATTTGTAGAAGGAAAAGATTCTAATCTTACAGTTATTGGCAGTAACCAACTTCAAGGAACACAACTAATGATTGATCTAGTTAAAGAGATCCTTGTCTTCGCACATAACAAGTGCTAA
- the LOC130955551 gene encoding putative phospholipid-transporting ATPase 9 isoform X2 yields MDRIHAFSCGKASIIRDNEEHSLIGGPGFSRIVYCNGAEGSGNLELNYGDNYVSTTKYTLATFLPKSLFEQFRRVANFYFLVCAILSFFPVSPYSAVSNVVPLVVVVSATMGKEAVEDWRRFKQDVEMNNRRVKVHHGEGDFDHSKWRDLRVGDIVKVEKDEFFPADLILLSSSYDEAICYVETMNLDGETNLKLKQALEETSKLQEDSNFQNFSATIKCEDPNANLYSFVGSLELDDQQYPLSPQQLLLRDSKLRNTDFIYGVVIFTGHDTKVMQNSTDPPSKRSNVERRMDKIIYFLFLILFLISFIGSIFFGIATREDLENGRMKRWYLRPDDTTIYYDPKKAPIAATLHFLTALMLYSYLIPISLYVSIEIVKVLQSIFINQDLNMYYEETDQPAHARTSNLNEELGQVDTILSDKTGTLTCNSMEFIKCSIAGVAYGQGVTEVERAMARRKGLELTEDDNVANSEAKSSIKGFNFMDERIMNGNWYKEPHAYVIQKFLRLLAVCHTAIPEVDEETGKVSYEAESPDEAAFVIAARELGFEFYERTQSSIMLRELNSISGKITERNYQLLNILEFTSARKRMSVIVRDEEGKLLLLSKGADSVMFERLAKNRREFEEKTKQHINEYADAGLRTLILAYRELDEEEYNQFNKEFIEAKNLVSADREQIIEEVSEKIEKDLILLGATAVEDKLQNGVPECIDKLAQAGIKLWVLTGDKMETAINIGYACSLLRQGMKQIIISSDTPEAKSLEKAEDKSAADAAIKEIVLRQLREGEALLSSSNENSEAIALIIDGKSLTHALDDDVMDLFLELAIGCASVICCRSSPKQKALVTRLVKTKIGSTTLAIGDGANDVGMLQEADIGIGISGVEGMQAVMSSDIAIAQFRFLERLLLVHGHWCYRRISSMICYFFYKNIAFGLTLFFYEIYASFSGEAAYNDWFLSLYNVFFTSLPVIALGVFDQDVSAKLCLKFPLLYQEGVQNVLFSWKRILGWAFNGVLNATLIFFFCVKAIEYQAFRKGGEVAGLEELGATMYTCVVWVVNCQMALSINYFTYIQHIFIWGGILLWYLFLLAYGAMDPTLSTTAYKVFVEACAPAPSYWLITLLVLLASLLPYFVYASIQMRFFPMFHQMIQWIRSDGQATDPEYVNIVRQRSIRHTTVGFTARFQASQRLEASKRLQV; encoded by the exons ATGGACAG GATCCATGCATTTTCTTGTGGGAAAGCTTCAATAATCAGAGACAATGAAGAACATTCACTCATAGGAGGccctggattctcaagaatagTATATTGCAATGGTGCTGAGGGAAGTGGTAACTTAGAACTCAACTATGGTGATAATTATGTCAGCACAACTAAGTACACACTTGCAACTTTTCTACCCAAATCATTGTTTGAACAGTTTAGAAGGGTGGCCAATTTCTACTTCCTTGTTTGTGCTATATTGTCTTTCTTCCCTGTTTCGCCTTATTCGGCTGTTAGCAATGTTGTTCCTCTTGTGGTTGTGGTTTCTGCTACAATGGGGAAAGAGGCTGTTGAGGATTGGAGGAGGTTCAAGCAG GATGTTGAGATGAACAACAGAAGAGTTAAAGTTCACCATGGAGAAGGTGATTTTGATCATTCCAAATGGAGGGATTTGAGAGTTGGAGACATAGTAAAAGTGGAAAAAGATGAATTTTTTCCTGCTGATCTCATCTTACTTTCATCGAGCTATGACGAAGCGATTTGTTATGTTGAGACCATGAATCTTGATGGAGAAACAAATCTTAAACTGAAACAAGCACTGGAAGAAACTTCAAAGTTGCAAGAAGACTCAAACTTCCAAAATTTCAGTGCTACCATCAAATGTGAAGACCCAAATGCGAATTTGTACTCTTTTGTTGGAAGCCTGGAGCTTGATGATCAACAGTATCCTCTTTCACCTCAGCAGCTACTGCTTCGGGACTCGAAGCTCAGGAACACAGATTTTATCTATGGTGTGGTTATTTTTACAGGTCATGATACAAAAGTTATGCAGAATTCGACAGATCCTCCTTCCAAGAGAAGCAATGTTGAGAGAAGAATGGATAAGATAATCTACTTCTTGTTCCTTATCTTGTTTTTGATTTCGTTTATTGGCTCAATTTTCTTTGGGATTGCAACAAGGGAAGACTTAGAAAATGGAAGAATGAAGAGATGGTACCTTAGACCCGATGATACTACGATCTACTATGATCCAAAGAAAGCACCAATTGCAGCAACTCTGCATTTCTTGACTGCACTAATGCTTTATAGTTACTTGATTCCAATTTCTTTGTATGTCTCCATTGAAATTGTCAAAGTTCTTCAAAGCATTTTCATCAACCAGGACTTGAACATGTATTATGAGGAAACTGACCAGCCAGCACATGCTCGAACCTCAAATTTGAATGAAGAACTAGGCCAAGTCGATACGATACTTTCGGATAAAACAGGAACTTTGACCTGCAATTCTATGGAGTTTATCAAGTGTTCTATCGCCGGGGTCGCCTATGGACAGGGTGTTACTGAAGTGGAGAGAGCTATGGCTAGGAGAAAAGGTCTAGAGTTGACTGAAGATGACAATGTTGCAAATTCTGAAGCAAAATCATCAATTAAAGGTTTCAACTTTATGGATGAAAGGATCATGAATGGAAATTGGTATAAAGAACCTCATGCCTATGTAATACAGAAATTCCTGCGCTTGTTGGCTGTATGCCATACTGCAATACCTGAAGTTGATGAAGAAACCGGTAAAGTTTCGTATGAAGCCGAGTCACCAGATGAGGCAGCTTTTGTTATAGCTGCTAGAGAACTTGGATTTGAGTTTTATGAAAGGACACAGTCAAGTATTATGCTGCGCGAGCTCAATTCCATATCAGGCAAGATTACTGAAAG GAACTACCAACTTTTGAATATATTAGAGTTTACTAGTGCAAGAAAGAGGATGTCAGTCATAGTGAGAGATGAGGAGGGTAAACTACTACTACTTAGCAAAGGCGCTGACAG TGTCATGTTCGAACGACTTGCAAAGAACAGAAGGGAGTTTGAAGAGAAGACTAAGCAGCACATTAATGAATATGCTGATGCTGGTTTAAGGACCTTGATACTTGCATATCGTGAACTCGATGAGGAAGAATACAATCAATTTAATAAAGAATTCATAGAAGCCAAGAACTTGGTGAGTGCGGATCGAGAGCAGATAATAGAGGAAGTATCCGAAaagattgagaaggatttgattCTTCTTGGTGCCACTGCAGTTGAAGACAAACTTCAAAATGGG GTTCCTGAATGCATTGACAAGCTAGCACAGGCAGGCATTAAGCTATGGGTTTTAACTGGTGACAAAATGGAGACAGCAATCAACATCGG GTATGCTTGTAGTTTACTTAGACAAGGAATGAAGCAAATCATAATTAGCTCGGACACTCCAGAGGCCAAATCGTTGGAGAAAGCGGAGGACAAATCTGCTGCGGACGCG GCAATCAAGGAAATCGTTCTTCGACAATTAAGGGAAGGAGAGGCATTACTTTCTTCATCTAATGAAAACTCCGAGGCCATTGCTCTGATCATCGACGGGAAGTCACTCACACACGCTCTAGATGATGATGTTATGGACTTGTTTCTGGAACTCGCCATCGGCTGTGCATCGGTTATATGCTGCCGGTCATCTCCTAAACAGAAAGCACTT GTAACTAGACTAGTTAAGACTAAAATTGGTAGTACAACTCTAGCAATTGGTGATGGGGCAAATGATGTTGGAATGCTCCAAGAAGCAGATATTGGGATCGGTATCAGTGGTGTCGAAGGAATGCAG GCAGTTATGTCAAGTGATATTGCGATTGCACAGTTCCGGTTTCTAGAGCGCTTACTTCTAGTGCATGGACATTGGTGTTACAGAAGAATCTCATCAATG ATCTGCTACTTTTTTTACAAGAACATTGCCTTTGGCCTCACACTTTTCTTCTATGAGATCTATGCCTCGTTCTCGGGCGAAGCTGCATACAATGATTGGTTCCTGTCATTATATAATGTGTTCTTCACTTCTCTTCCTGTTATTGCCTTGGGAGTATTTGATCAAGATGTCTCTGCCAAATTATGCCTCAAG TTCCCACTGCTATATCAAGAAGGTGTACAAAACGTCCTGTTTAGCTGGAAACGAATCCTCGGCTGGGCCTTCAACGGAGTCCTAAACGCTACACTGATATTCTTCTTCTGCGTCAAGGCAATCGAGTATCAGGCATTCCGAAAAGGTGGTGAAGTCGCCGGGCTCGAAGAACTTGGAGCCACAATGTACACTTGTGTAGTTTGGGTTGTTAATTGCCAAATGGCATTATCCATAAATTACTTCACCTACATTCAACACATTTTCATTTGGGGTGGCATTCTTTTGTGGTATTTATTCCTCTTAGCATATGGTGCCATGGATCCTACTCTTTCAACCACTGCATATAAGGTCTTTGTTGAGGCTTGTGCTCCAGCACCATCTTACTGGCTCATCACTCTTCTTGTTCTCCTCGCTTCGCTCCTTCCTTATTTCGTCTACGCGTCGATCCAAATGCGGTTCTTCCCTATGTTCCATCAGATGATACAGTGGATAAGGAGTGATGGCCAAGCAACTGACCCCGAATACGTTAATATTGTCCGGCAGAGGTCGATAAGACACACGACAGTTGGCTTCACCGCCCGTTTCCAGGCGTCCCAACGGCTTGAAGCCTCGAAACGTCTTCAAGTATGA
- the LOC130957579 gene encoding probable calcium-binding protein CML15 — MASEYDDQLGCLREIFSRFDMDNDGSLTILELAALLRSLGINPMGNQIHLLWTNMDVNGNGYVEFDELASAILPDLKNEDEDYLLRDHHALLLTVFNSFDHDSDGYISALELATAMAKIGQPLTYGELREMITAARDDGDGAICFNEFASVMIRSKSGLLGLALLLSGDE; from the coding sequence ATGGCATCAGAATACGATGATCAACTCGGTTGTTTACGTGAAATCTTTTCAAGATTCGACATGGACAACGACGGTAGCTTAACGATTCTAGAACTTGCCGCGCTCTTGCGTTCTCTAGGGATCAATCCCATGGGGAACCAGATCCACTTGTTGTGGACAAACATGGATGTTAACGGCAACGGCTATGTCGAATTTGATGAGTTAGCTTCAGCAATCTTGCCAGATCTGAAGAACGAAGACGAAGATTATTTGTTAAGAGATCATCATGCATTGCTCCTAACTGTCTTCAATTCATTTGATCATGACAGCGATGGATACATATCGGCGCTGGAGCTGGCGACGGCGATGGCAAAGATAGGGCAGCCACTCACGTATGGGGAGCTCAGGGAGATGATCACGGCGGCCAGAGACGACGGAGACGGTGCCATTTGTTTCAATGAATTTGCTTCTGTTATGATTAGGTCAAAATCTGGATTGTTGGgtcttgcattgttgttgtccGGAGACGAGTAA
- the LOC130956074 gene encoding DEAD-box ATP-dependent RNA helicase 51-like, with the protein MTEPELNHADDQSNNKKKLRKRKRPRKAQQEARNSTDDEDQEQEQPNDANNTDEVEEEQREEKNVMPGVESGIMSSVSFDSLELSDPTSKAIMDMGFNRMTQIQARAIPELLKGKDVLGAARTGSGKTLAFLIPAVELLYNAEFKPRNGTAVIVICPTRELAIQTHAVAEELLKYHSQTLGLVIGGSGRKREADRIVSGVNLLVATPGRLLDHLQNTKGFIYKNLKCLIIDEADRILEANFEEEMKQIINILPKTRQTALFSATQTKKVKDLARMSFQTSPSNIDVDDGRKKVTNEGLQQGYVLVPCAKRFVVLYSFLRRHQSKKVMVFFSSCNSVKFHADLLKCAGLDCLSIHGKQKQHARTTTFFNFCKAEKGILLCTDVAARGLDIPDVDWIVQYDPPDEPKEYIHRVGRTARGEGAKGNALLFLIEEELQFLRYLKAAKIPMKEYVFEHKKLANIQSQLEKLVAGIYHLNVMAKDAYRSFILAYNAHTMKDIFNVHRLDLQAVAASFCFSNPPKVNLNLDSSASKHRRKIRKVEGRLSDGKTK; encoded by the exons atGACGGAACCGGAGCTCAACCATGCAGATGACCAATCaaacaacaagaagaagctcCGGAAAAGGAAAAGGCCTCGCAAAGCCCAACAAGAAGCTCGCAATTCCACTGATGATGAAGACCAAGAACAAGAGCAGCCCAACGACGCTAACAACACCGATgaagtagaagaagaacaaagagaagagaaaaatgtGATGCCTGGCGTTGAATCTGGAATCATGAGTTCCGTTTCATTCGATTCTCTTGAACTCTCTGATCCCACTTCCAAGGCTATTATGGACATGGGTTTCAATCGAATGACTCAG ATTCAAGCGAGAGCTATTCCTGAGCTTTTGAAAGGGAAAGATGTTCTTGGTGCTGCAAGGACTGGTTCTGGGAAAACCCTTGCATTTTTAATCCCGGCTGTGGAATTGTTGTACAATGCCGAGTTTAAACCTCGTAATGGAACCGCCGTTATTGTCATATGCCCAACTAGAGAGCTTGCAATTCAG ACACATGCGGTGGCAGAGGAATTGCTCAAGTATCATTCACAAACTCTTGGATTAGTTATTGGGGGATCAGGTAGAAAACGAGAAGCTGATCGCATTGTTTCTGGGGTAAATCTGTTGGTGGCTACACCTGGTCGCCTACTTGATCACCTTCAAAATACAAAGGGATTCATATACAAAAATTTGAAG TGCCTCATTATTGATGAAGCTGACAGGATATTAGAAGCAAACTTTGAGGAGGAAATGAAGCAGATCATTAATATACTTCCAAAG ACTAGGCAAACAGCTTTGTTTTCAGCTACGCAAACAAAGAAG GTTAAGGATCTTGCCCGTATGTCATTTCAGACAAGTCCTTCCAATATTGATGTAGATGATGGGAGAAAAAAG GTCACAAATGAAGGATTGCAGCAAGGCTATGTTCTTGTTCCATGTGCTAAGCGTTTTGTTGTTCTATATTCATTCTTGAGGAGGCATCAATCGAAAAAAGTGATGGTCTTTTTCTCTTCATGCAACTCTGTGAAATTCCATGCAGATCTTCTCAAGTGTGCTGGATTGGATTGCTTAAGTATTCATGGAAAACAAAAGCAGCATGCCCGAACAACTacattctttaatttctgcaaagcAGAAAAGGGGATATTGCTTTGTACTGATGTTGCTGCTCGTGGACTTGACATACCTGATGTG GACTGGATTGTGCAGTATGATCCACCTGATGAGCCAAAG GAATATATCCATAGGGTTGGTAGAACAGCTCGTGGGGAAGGTGCCAAAGGAAATGCTTTGCTTTTTCTGATTGAGGAAGAATTGCAATTTCTTCGCTATCTTAAG GCAGCGAAGATCCCTATGAAAGAGTATGTATTTGAACACAAGAAGCTTGCGAATATACAGTCTCAACTG GAAAAGTTGGTTGCGGGGATCTATCATTTGAATGTTATGGCTAAAGACGCGTATAGGTCATTTATATTAGCATATAATGCCCACACCATGAAGGATATATTCAATGTTCACCGCCTTGATCTACAG GCCGTTGCTGCTTCGTTCTGTTTTTCAAACCCGCCGAAGGTGAATCTGAACTTAGACAGCAGTGCTTCAAAGCATAGGAGGAAAATACGCAAAGTGGAAGGAAGATTAAGCGACGGAAAGACAAAATAA